In Pyrus communis chromosome 11, drPyrComm1.1, whole genome shotgun sequence, the sequence GCGCATGTTCCAAACCAATGATACTGAGATAGAACATGGAATCAAAACTGATCACTGTCACAAGGATAAGCAAGAATAGCAGCAGTTACTTGCAGTTGCATGAACAAGAACATTCTGGTAAAAACGGAGCTACTACCGAAGACTCATACATCCGATACCAAGCAAGAAATTTTATCATGTCAGAAGTTAAAAAACGGAACTAATTTAAATGAGCAGTTAAAAAGTCACCGATGTATAAGAGTTAACGACAAAGCCCTCTTTCTTTCTCAGCAGATTCAGCACTACCTATTGGGAATGCTACAATAACTCGACTTAAGGCGTGAACAAGATGCACAACAAATCAACAATTACAATGTAGAACTAAGCCATAAACGCATAATGAGTTCCGAACATCAAACAGTGAAGGCATTTCCGTTGTGGCACCAAAATCAGAAACTAAATAACTACATTCTTGCATCTTTGAGTTGAATGACCGCTATTAAAAAGTTCGTAGATTTAATGAGTCAATACAAGTACTGTTTTATCTAAAGAAGACAAACTATCTAAGTTAATGATACATTCAGAAATTAACTACAACTGCAAGCCTGCAACACTTAATAAGCAAAGCAGAACATAGCCTATTCACTACAAGACTTGTATCAATTGCACAGACAAAAAAACATGAGCCACTACCAAAGATGCAAACCACAACGCCAAGTAGAAACATGGATTCTTGTAAGTAACCGTCCATCATGGCAAAGAAGCCGTCTTTCCTTATCAGCACTACCGTGTCAGATTTGTCTTGAGACCAAACCCCATCCAAGGAAAACAAGTCCCATAATTCACACGCAATAACTCTATTTACGGCGCAAATAAGATGTCCAATTACGCGGCCAAATACCACAATTCAGGTAATTTCAGCACAACATTACAATATGAACCCATCACAATTTAATGGAAACCCTGAATGAGTGCAAAAACATCAAACAGTTCAAGCGCGTCTCATGGAATACAACCATACCAAAGAAGCCGTCTTTCTTTATCAATACTACCGATTTAGATTTGTCCCAAAATGAAAACCCATCAACGGAAACAGTACACATAATTCACACACAATAACTCAATTTGCGGCGCATATAAGATGAGCAATTAAGCACCCAAACACCGCAATTCGGGTAACTTCAGCAACATTATGAACCCATCACAATCGAATGACAACCCCCAATGAACGCAAAACATCAAACAGTTAAAGCGCATCCCAATTCAATACCCAAATCATAAATCAACCCAAAAATTGCTCTGTTACGAAACTTTTCagtaaattttattaataatctCAGCTGTATCTTAAGCAATTCTCCACCAAGGTACTACCacaaactacaaattaaaaaacctAATCTACAACAAGGGTTCAACAGAACATTCTACAATTTCCAATTCAATGTGCAGCAAGAATGTCCGTACTAAACAGATCGATTATCGGATCTGGCGAGTCGTGAACCGGGCTCGAGGGGCTGAGGAACATAACGGACTTGGTGGCCGCGAGCTTCTTCCTCTGGGGGCATCTGGGGCCGAAGATCCGACCCGAGAAGCAAGGAAATCCCTCCATCGCGTTGACCATGGGAAGACCTGCGTCGGACACCGGAGACAACGGCGGCGATACACGGACCTGAGAGAGCCAATTGAGCTGGTGCGATCTGGCCCTGCTGATTCGGGAGTCTCGGATTTGAGCGAGCGCGCCGGGCTTTAGGTATTTGAGAAATGGCTCGGGCGACCGATTGGGGGAGGACCGGCGGTGAAGGGATCTAGATCGGCGGTTCATGGctgggagagggagagggggagagagagagagagaggaagggagggagaaatggggggggggggggaattggtGGTggtttgtagagagagagatagagagagagagagggagagatggaGAGGGTTAGGTTTTGTGGGGGTTTTAAGGTTTGggggagggaggagagagaggcgGGAAGAAGTGGAGGGAGAGGTGGCTGCTAGCGTTTCAAAACCAAAGAGAGGCGCGGAAACTTCCAATACTGAATAGAAAtagtagggtttttttttttttttttttggttgttttttttgttttttggagcGTCGTGGTGGTGTGGTCCGGTTATGGGCAATGTGGCTGAGCCTGCGTTGGCTGGTGGGTGCTCGTTGTCGACATGTTGTGAAAGACTGCGAAAGAAACCAAATGGCTGGGATTGGTTTCCTTTTTAAATTTGATAAATGAAAATGCACCATGCGATACAAGTAATATAATTGACTATTACGTTGTTGAATATGTCAAGGAAAGAGTCTGGAACGAATAATCTATCTGAAGAAATGGTAAATTAGCGCAAAGACATTTGTATTTTAAGCTTGATATGTTGCTTTGGTCAATATGGAAATGATCTTACCCTTCTTCGtctcatttagtttgcaaaagaATTGGCTCATTGATTTCATTTCATACAAATGATTCAGAAGAAAAGGATGAGAAAGATGGAAAGATGAGAGTGAAGGTTAGGGCATGCAGAAAATGGATGAGAACGACAACACAAAATAACCTAATGCAAACGAAGATAAAAACCCAAATCATAGGTTGCAAAAGCGCAACCTAGAAGGGCAAAATTGTCTTTTGCCTATAGCACAGATGGAAAAAAAGGGCAACAACAAGTGGATGGGAGGGCATTTTAGGGAGTTCACTGCTGGTGAACAGTAAATTTtgtttgggttttagtatagATGAGTTCACCGTTGGTGAACAGGAGACTTTTGTTTGGGTTTTggtaaagatatatatatatatatacacacacacacacatacatacatacacatatatataatatgatgtGTGTTGTTCGGAAATAAGAAGTTTAAATTAAACTTTTATTATGTTGTAAACTTGCAATACGCAATAGTATTGAATTTATTTATGAAACGAGTAGAATGTACCTTTTATATCattaaaaaatgacaaatatcAATATTTGTTAGAGATGTGCTATAGTTTAAATCGTTACCGTTATGTCATGGGTCAATTGCTATATACCTTAATTTTATAAACGACCGTTCCCTTGTGGATGTGATGACATACTAAAATTGTCATGGTATtccccttttttatttcttttggacAATTTGAGGGGACAATACGTGAAGAGTCATAAGAGCTCTTGTATAAAAGCTTGTATTTGCCAATATGGGGCAATATACttgttgaccttaaaaactaccaagcctatgtGGTGCgtaggccgagtaattaataagatAACTACATCCTTTGGTTCGatgcagggcgtgccaactcatcgGCCGAGTTCAaccggggagtaaaatatgttgatgtggcgttgatcgcgctgctgacttcttgatcttgtgactgcagccaaggaaggaacacgtctcggccttcgggttctagagcctaaagaaaaggttgctagttctgcgaagttcaatatcaaattcggctttcaatgtgccaaatgtagtaacctggtaacacctcacttcaccgataaggctgatgagatgaccttaccaacaaggacttgaaaatccttgtcgactgagacttggataggtaatcaaTCGACCGAGAAGCAATGTtctttatccaaactgaatgtgCTTCTTGATCGGCTAATTCTACGGctccagtgctgtttatccaaactgaagatatgtcgatgagaaaaagaaaataaagatttcaaggttgttgagaggtttcgcgtaTAGTGAGAGTTTGAGcagggcagtttgtgtgttgaattagagAGAGACTTCAATGTTACATACGACTCTGTATTTATAGTGGCTGTTTTTTGCTTGACACAGCCTGATAACTTTGTAGAGTCCAATTGCAACGTTAACTCGCGGAATTGAAATTGATCTGTGTCAAATGCCAAGGCATATCTTTCAGATTTCGTgacttttcaaacaaaataaagccTATCTAGGCTTTATCACATCACATCAGAAACCTAGCCCACCTAGGCTTCTTATCTCATCAAAAACCTCCATCAGAAGCCTTTAAACTCATATGATAACTTCCATCACCATGCAAAAAGGCACAATCTACCTAGGTTTCTTATCTCATCATTATCCAAGAACATCAAATCCTAGGCTTATCACATCATCATAATTCCATCACCTTTAAACCCATTTATGCATGCAtcctgtaacatcccacatcgccccaGGGGAATGGATCATTTAAGCCTTATATGCATATTCACATCTCTATCTaccacgaggcattttgggagctcattggcttcgggttccatcggaactccgaagttaagtgagttcgggcgagagcattcccatgatgggtgacccactaagaagttctcgtgtgagttctcagaagcaaaaccttgagggcatgGTCGTGGCctaaagcgaacaatatcgtgctacggtggagtcgagcttaggatgtggtgggggcccgagtcgggatgtgatagtttggtatcagagctaatcCCTGGTCgaaagtgtgccgacgaagacgtcgggcccttgagggggatggattgtaacatcccacaggGGAATGGATCTTctaaaccttatatgtatattcttatctttacctagcatgaggccttttggaagctcactggcttcgggttccatcagaactttgaagttaagtgagtttgggtGAGAGcattcctatgatgggtgacccactaagaagttctcgtgtgaattcccagaaacaaaatcatgatggcgtggtcggggcccaaaacggacaatatcgtgctacggtggagttgagctcGGTATATGGTgagggcccgggccgggatgtgacacatcctgatcaaatgaatttcaaattcatttttagctTCCAAGTGCCGTCAGACATCCCAAATCAATTCAAACTGTATTGCTTACTTAGGATATAATTCGCATCCTATTTATCTGGTTTAAGAAGATGCAAATAAtgcatattaaaagataattattatgataaaaaccataatattatcctttaacaataataaaattatcttaattCTTCCATCCGACGGTTGGGAGCTATGTTTACTCAACGATCTTGATTGCACAGGCTGAGGGTGTAAGTTTGGGTCTAAACATTGCCCCTTAGTTTCCTTGAACTTCGACTCGTaagccgaatggttaaggaaattaattGTTCGTAGCCAATAAAAACCTGTCCCAGCTCTCGACTGCCGAGGTcgagaaaaatttgaaaagtcgAGAAAAATTAGGGGTGGAGACAAACCACTCCTGGCAGCTCGGCCTGTTATCCATCAAGGTCAGCAACGCAGCAATCATGGCAGCACACATTACACAAACACTTTTTCATGTAAGCATATATATCTATTGCAGGTCGAATGACTCGGTAGAGACTTTTCCGCCAGAAACCTTACAAGTGCTTCGACCGTCTACTTATTGGGCCGAGAGGAACTTGCCATTATGCCCTTGATTCTTAGTAACTTGCCGAGGGAACACGGTTATATCTCATTTTGACCAAAGAACAACCCATGGTCCAATGTTTTATAGGCCGAATGACCCCATGGTTAATGCTACAATTCTTGTGACTAAAAGGTCAAAAGTCTTAATGTTggcattcttttttattttcatcattGTCTCTAGCATGCATGGTTTGACAAATTGGGTCTACAATTTGAATGACCTTACTTTACTGCAGGCCGAATGACCTTATGGCAACTTGTGCCTAACACCAGCTCATGCTAGCCAAGCTCGACAAACAGTtggctatatatatgtatatatatacttgcCTACCAAGCTGCAAGCATGCATTGGGTGGCTTGGCATGATATATCTTTTGGCTAAAACTCTAATTTGCATGCCATGATACAACTTCTACTTTGACGCCGAACTGTAACACTTCATGCTGTAACAGTTCATGCCATGATTAATTTTGCCATGATATATCTTTTGGCTGAAATTCCAATTTGGTGGGACTTCGTTCTGTTACAAAAGTTATATGCCGAATTAACCGAACACAAATCGGTCGACACGAGTACTACccctttattttcttaaatatcGGTTTATATAGCcgaataattaagaaaatggtTTATTTATCACCctttttcgtttttttcttttgttttttgttagcaaaagaaaatgaaaacggttgaatcataataaaaaatcatcccCAAATACTTTTGACTTGGTGAAATATTTTGCATTATCAGATGCCGAATGTGTTGGACAAGTATTAAACCCCCCAGGCATAATTACTTTGTTAATTTCGGCTTTTAACTCAAATAACGTGGCCGAACGGGATTTCTCCATATCGGCTTTATAACCAAAAATCATATCAATTGGCGTAGCTTCGATGTCTAAGACCATGTCTCGACCATATTCGCCATTGGAGAACTCTGATGAATCATTTTCTAAGTAGATTTTTGGCTCAGAGACTGAACTttttcttctaggcctaccaTACTTTCAGTCTCGACCGAAACAACAAGTGGCCTAAGTTTTTCTTCAGCCGTcttaacaattttcttaggcTGAATTTTGATTGTGGCCGGAGCGGAAAATTGTCCCCCGAtcttttcaaccaaccattcttcaaatggaattgatttgtagtcgaaaatgtaagaaaaatgttCTCCATCTAGCCAAGCATTAAATCGAGCCCTGTCTTCATTTACCCATTGCTATTACAGGGTAACATGAGCTTTATTCTCAACATGTAAGCTAATGACTTTTGCATCTCTTTATGGCCACAAAGAACTTTTTCCATTTCCAAAGATCTTTTACTTTCCTCATTGTGTTTTTCCAATTACTCTATGAGCTCGTACAATCGGCTACATGGAGCCAGATCGGAAttttgatatatcatatgaacttcgtagttttaaCATTGGGTTCCACCAggtgtgccaaaatgttgaccctaaaaactaccaagcttaCGTGGCACGCAtaccgagtaattaataagctaattacgtcattcggttctgtgcggggcgtgccaactcgttggTCAAGTTCAgccggggagtaaaatatgttgatgtggcgcTGAGCAATCAATCTCCGAATTACATTCATAACGAATCCAAACGCAAAGTTGTAAGTGTTAATTTAGTACGTCCAAATATCAATATCGACGACGATGACAAAAACATAATGTTGTTAATCTTTAAAAATGCAAGGCTACCAAGCTTTTTTCCCTTTGCTTTGCTGGTAGCTAGTAGCCatatctttctattttttatcaaacgataaatttgttaaattaaagaGCAGACAGGTTTTTGAACTTATGTCATGGTGCATGAACAACACTTTTCTCCACTACTGTAGTAGAGGGCCATTTGCATAGCTGGTAGCCATATCAATCGCATCGGATTGAACGCAGACGACAAAAAAAGACCAGTGTCGCAAGGTGTGGTAGCCATTTGGAGCAAAGACAACGTATACTTTCCTGCAACTGTGTGTGCCTATCCACGATTGATAGTAGAAAGAGGCAAAAGGTTTGGCACGAATTATACTCAAAGCATTTGTCATATCTATCAATACTATCTTATAAGTTTTGACATGTGAATGTTGCATGTACCAAACTACGTCAGGCCAATGACACAACCTTTGCACTTCAATTTTTGCTATATCTACGAGTTGTTCAAGACAAGTACACACACTATATACTTAATAACTGGTTGAATTTTTCAGGTCAACGGGCTGAGAATCTCACTCTAATAGTATTGATGTTGTTCCTAACTTGGTAACTATCACCTGCTCAATCCATCAGGTGTGAGATTTTttcacaaaaggcctcgatgTTAGTTAGAGCGGAGTAATTCTATTTtaaactctcttttttttttgccctCTAGCTGATGTGAGATTTAACACGCCCATGCACATGGGATCCAATTAGTGGGTCACATATGGaagatcc encodes:
- the LOC137709174 gene encoding uncharacterized protein, whose amino-acid sequence is MNRRSRSLHRRSSPNRSPEPFLKYLKPGALAQIRDSRISRARSHQLNWLSQVRVSPPLSPVSDAGLPMVNAMEGFPCFSGRIFGPRCPQRKKLAATKSVMFLSPSSPVHDSPDPIIDLFSTDILAAH